One window of the Prosthecobacter dejongeii genome contains the following:
- the rho gene encoding transcription termination factor Rho: MSEELLLDLSAKESKPAKGAKKAPAKKAAAKKVPTKAVAVKEAPTKSVAAKKVPAKKAAKVKEAQAPAEVEAVQVSVPAAVVEIPASEAPATKKAKPARKSAVLKKAAEMLAQMQAAEAETPVEAPVAKVPVVEAPAPAPAVVEASQPVIEEAPVASRPIENPPVAQPESVAPRQHQRPYENQQAPRGPGGESNGQPGDGQPGERRKSKFERWKERRERFRQEKIARQQANGGNGQPYAPQPRHQNQEVQAGGDEDRNRPSEIPLGPPEPADGILELTPKGYGFLRQRDRMFIQHPNDSFISADFIRQYGLREGMQVKGVAQKGQRGLQITSVAEVNGRAPEAMRDLPLFEELKATNPTKKIQLETTKDRLTTRVIDMFTPVGRGQRGLIVAPPRAGKTTMLQHIAEAVVANHPGMHLMILLVDERPEEVTEFKRILPKAEIYASSNDQDIKSHTRIAAFAVERAKRLVECGEHVFMLMDSITRLARAFNNAKQGGATMSGGMGVGAMEIPRRLFAAARNTRQAGSLTVLATALVETGSRMDDLIFQEFKGTGNMELVLDRKIAEQFYYPAVNIFKSGTRREELLLQPFQLDKIHMLRRGLAGHKPIDAIQRVLTLMERYPSNAQMLVDLPNKS; this comes from the coding sequence ATGAGCGAAGAACTCCTGCTCGATCTGTCTGCCAAAGAATCCAAACCTGCCAAGGGAGCCAAAAAAGCACCTGCGAAAAAGGCGGCCGCGAAGAAAGTCCCGACCAAAGCGGTGGCGGTGAAAGAAGCTCCAACCAAAAGTGTCGCGGCGAAAAAAGTACCTGCTAAAAAGGCAGCTAAGGTCAAGGAGGCACAGGCCCCGGCTGAAGTGGAAGCTGTGCAAGTCTCTGTGCCAGCGGCGGTGGTCGAGATTCCTGCTAGCGAAGCTCCTGCCACTAAAAAGGCCAAGCCTGCACGCAAATCTGCGGTGCTGAAAAAGGCGGCTGAAATGCTGGCTCAAATGCAAGCGGCTGAGGCTGAGACGCCAGTGGAAGCCCCTGTAGCGAAAGTTCCGGTGGTCGAGGCTCCCGCGCCTGCTCCGGCGGTGGTCGAGGCCTCTCAGCCCGTTATCGAGGAGGCACCTGTTGCCTCCCGCCCAATCGAAAATCCCCCAGTGGCTCAGCCCGAGTCTGTGGCCCCACGGCAGCACCAGCGCCCGTATGAAAACCAGCAGGCTCCGCGCGGCCCTGGAGGGGAGTCTAACGGTCAGCCTGGGGATGGACAACCTGGAGAACGCCGCAAGTCTAAATTCGAGCGTTGGAAGGAGCGTCGTGAACGCTTCCGCCAGGAGAAAATCGCTCGTCAGCAGGCCAATGGAGGCAATGGCCAGCCCTATGCGCCGCAGCCGCGTCATCAGAATCAGGAAGTTCAAGCTGGAGGCGATGAAGATCGCAATCGTCCTTCTGAAATCCCGCTGGGCCCACCTGAGCCTGCCGATGGTATCTTGGAATTGACGCCCAAAGGCTATGGTTTCCTGCGTCAGCGTGACCGGATGTTTATCCAGCACCCAAATGATTCCTTCATTTCAGCAGATTTCATCCGCCAGTATGGCCTACGTGAGGGCATGCAGGTCAAGGGTGTGGCCCAAAAGGGCCAACGTGGGCTTCAGATCACCTCTGTCGCCGAAGTGAACGGACGTGCGCCTGAAGCCATGCGCGACCTGCCTTTATTTGAAGAACTGAAGGCAACGAACCCGACCAAAAAGATTCAACTTGAGACGACCAAAGATCGCCTAACCACACGTGTGATTGACATGTTTACCCCCGTGGGACGTGGGCAGCGTGGCCTCATCGTGGCTCCCCCACGTGCGGGTAAGACTACCATGCTCCAGCACATCGCTGAAGCCGTCGTGGCCAATCATCCTGGCATGCATCTCATGATCCTGCTGGTGGATGAGCGCCCTGAAGAAGTGACTGAATTCAAGCGCATCCTGCCGAAGGCGGAAATCTATGCCAGCTCGAACGATCAGGACATCAAGAGCCACACCCGCATTGCCGCTTTTGCGGTGGAGCGTGCGAAGCGCCTAGTGGAATGCGGTGAGCATGTGTTCATGCTCATGGACTCCATCACCCGTCTGGCGCGTGCCTTTAATAACGCCAAGCAGGGCGGTGCCACCATGAGTGGTGGTATGGGCGTAGGGGCCATGGAGATTCCTCGTCGTCTCTTTGCTGCTGCGCGAAATACTCGTCAGGCAGGCAGCCTCACCGTTCTAGCCACCGCCTTGGTGGAAACGGGCAGTCGCATGGACGACCTCATTTTCCAGGAGTTTAAAGGCACTGGGAACATGGAGTTGGTACTGGATCGTAAAATTGCCGAACAATTTTATTATCCCGCCGTGAACATCTTCAAGTCGGGCACTCGCCGTGAAGAACTGCTGCTACAACCCTTCCAACTGGACAAGATTCACATGCTGCGCCGTGGCCTCGCCGGGCATAAGCCGATTGATGCCATTCAGCGCGTACTGACTCTCATGGAGCGCTACCCGAGCAATGCGCAGATGCTGGTGGATCTACCCAACAAGAGTTAG
- a CDS encoding YebC/PmpR family DNA-binding transcriptional regulator, whose amino-acid sequence MAGHNKWSKVKHIKAVVDVKRGKVFSKLSKELTVAAKNGGSNPDLNARLRSAILAARAANVPNDNIERAIKKGVGELEGAAIEEITYEGYGPGGVALMVEVVTDNRNRAANDLRVLFGKNQGTFADAGSVAYMFTRRGEIRMEKGSLTEDAVTELALEAGADDVQDDGDEWILYTTFEQTFQVASALREKGVATKSQNLIYQPSTTVTITDVELGRSIIKLYDVLDDYDDTQNVHANFEIADEIADELS is encoded by the coding sequence ATGGCAGGACATAACAAGTGGTCCAAGGTCAAGCACATCAAGGCCGTGGTGGACGTGAAGCGTGGCAAGGTTTTCAGCAAACTTTCAAAGGAGCTGACCGTAGCCGCGAAGAATGGCGGCTCCAACCCCGATCTAAATGCCCGCCTGCGTTCCGCCATCTTGGCTGCACGCGCGGCGAACGTGCCGAATGACAACATCGAACGCGCCATCAAAAAAGGTGTGGGCGAGCTTGAAGGCGCAGCCATTGAAGAAATCACTTATGAAGGCTACGGCCCGGGTGGCGTGGCGCTGATGGTGGAAGTCGTGACTGACAATCGCAACCGGGCGGCCAATGATCTGCGAGTGCTGTTTGGTAAAAACCAAGGTACCTTTGCCGATGCTGGCAGCGTGGCTTACATGTTCACTCGCCGCGGTGAGATCCGCATGGAAAAAGGCTCTCTCACGGAGGATGCCGTGACGGAACTGGCGCTGGAAGCGGGCGCTGACGATGTCCAGGACGATGGGGATGAATGGATCCTCTACACCACTTTTGAACAAACCTTCCAGGTGGCCAGCGCGCTGCGTGAGAAGGGTGTGGCGACAAAGTCACAGAACCTCATTTATCAACCCAGCACGACGGTGACCATCACGGATGTCGAGCTGGGCCGCTCCATCATCAAGCTCTACGACGTCCTCGACGACTACGACGATACCCAGAACGTGCACGCAAACTTCGAAATCGCCGATGAGATCGCCGATGAACTGTCCTAA
- a CDS encoding NAD(+) synthase yields the protein MPDQTPSLCPCEQHGFVRVATVSPELKLGDVGANVAMLRKEMQHLAGQGCRLIVFPELSLTGYSCADLFYQRSLQQQALAGVKQLAEANAGLGCCVVVGLPLAVQNRLYNVAAVIADGEILGFVPKTFLPNSGEFYERRWFSPATTLTDTHTEGDGIPIGADLLFEATDLPGFVLGVEICEDLWTVIPPSSHAALAGATLLANPSASNEVLGKFTYRRQLITQQSARCLAAYIYASAGAGESSTDTVYSGHGLIAENGSLLGETERFAFETRVAIADVDLQRLEHERVRSTAFRDAPATQSYSRITFNLGEPAAQTGAALQRPLSAHPFVPPAGADRKAVCEEIFAIQATALARRLRQTRSKTAVLGLSGGLDSTLALLVMVEALKRAGMPKEAALTVTMPGFGTTARTKGNAEKLAEALGIQLRTISIAAAVEQHFKDIGHPPGLHDITYENAQARERTQVLMDVANQTSGIVIGTGDLSESALGWCTFNGDHMSMYHVNAGVPKTLVKYLIQWCATELYAAEAGTILQDIIDTPISPELLPLAADGSMEQKTEDTVGPYELHDFFLFHFIRHGCDQAKIRFLALQAFDGKYSSELVDKWLATFLRRFAQSQFKRSSMPDGPKVGSVALSPRGDWRMPSDYAGSLRV from the coding sequence ATGCCCGATCAAACCCCTTCTCTCTGCCCTTGTGAACAGCATGGTTTTGTACGCGTCGCCACGGTGTCCCCAGAGCTGAAATTGGGCGATGTGGGTGCCAATGTGGCCATGCTACGCAAAGAAATGCAGCATCTAGCAGGCCAGGGCTGCCGCCTCATCGTTTTTCCTGAACTCAGTCTCACAGGGTATTCTTGTGCAGATCTTTTTTACCAGCGCAGCCTCCAGCAGCAGGCACTGGCAGGGGTCAAACAACTTGCAGAAGCCAATGCTGGCCTGGGGTGTTGCGTCGTTGTAGGCCTGCCCCTAGCGGTTCAAAACCGATTATACAACGTTGCCGCCGTTATCGCGGACGGTGAAATCCTCGGTTTTGTGCCGAAAACTTTCTTACCCAATTCGGGCGAATTTTATGAACGGCGCTGGTTTTCACCGGCCACCACGCTCACGGACACCCATACCGAGGGAGATGGCATCCCCATCGGCGCAGACTTGCTCTTTGAAGCAACTGATCTGCCTGGCTTCGTTCTAGGCGTGGAGATCTGTGAAGATCTCTGGACAGTGATCCCCCCTTCCAGCCATGCCGCTCTGGCCGGGGCCACGTTGCTTGCCAATCCATCTGCCAGCAATGAAGTGCTGGGTAAATTCACTTACCGCCGCCAGCTCATCACTCAGCAAAGCGCACGCTGCCTCGCGGCCTACATTTACGCCAGTGCGGGTGCTGGGGAGTCGAGCACGGACACGGTTTACTCAGGCCACGGTCTCATCGCTGAAAATGGTTCTTTGTTGGGCGAGACGGAGCGTTTCGCTTTTGAAACCCGAGTCGCCATCGCTGATGTGGACCTCCAGCGTTTGGAGCATGAGCGAGTGCGCAGTACAGCATTTAGGGACGCCCCTGCGACGCAGTCATATTCACGCATCACTTTTAATTTAGGGGAGCCCGCAGCTCAAACAGGCGCAGCTTTGCAACGCCCCCTATCTGCCCACCCCTTTGTTCCACCCGCAGGGGCCGATCGCAAAGCCGTGTGTGAAGAGATCTTTGCCATCCAGGCCACTGCGCTCGCCCGCCGGCTGCGCCAAACCCGCAGTAAGACAGCCGTGCTCGGCCTGTCGGGAGGATTGGATTCTACCCTTGCGCTTTTGGTGATGGTGGAGGCACTGAAACGTGCCGGGATGCCGAAGGAAGCAGCTTTAACGGTCACCATGCCCGGCTTTGGCACCACCGCCCGGACCAAAGGCAATGCAGAAAAACTGGCTGAAGCACTCGGCATACAGCTTCGTACCATCAGCATCGCCGCAGCCGTGGAGCAGCACTTCAAGGACATCGGCCATCCTCCTGGGCTCCATGACATCACCTATGAAAATGCCCAAGCGCGTGAGCGCACTCAAGTGCTCATGGATGTGGCTAATCAAACAAGTGGCATCGTCATTGGCACCGGTGATTTGTCTGAATCGGCCCTGGGCTGGTGCACCTTCAATGGTGACCACATGTCCATGTATCATGTCAACGCAGGTGTGCCCAAGACCCTGGTGAAATACCTCATCCAATGGTGTGCCACAGAACTGTATGCCGCTGAGGCAGGCACTATTTTACAAGACATCATCGATACTCCCATCTCCCCCGAGCTGCTACCTTTAGCGGCTGATGGCAGCATGGAGCAAAAGACGGAAGACACGGTGGGCCCTTATGAACTGCATGACTTCTTCCTCTTCCACTTCATCCGTCATGGCTGTGATCAGGCGAAGATCCGTTTTCTTGCGCTCCAGGCCTTTGATGGAAAATATTCGTCTGAGTTGGTGGATAAATGGTTAGCCACCTTCCTACGCCGGTTCGCCCAGAGCCAGTTTAAGCGGTCTTCCATGCCAGATGGCCCGAAAGTGGGTTCGGTGGCCCTGTCTCCAAGGGGAGATTGGCGCATGCCTAGCGACTATGCGGGTAGCTTGCGAGTATGA
- a CDS encoding peptidylprolyl isomerase, with product MLEFFRRHRGAFLITVTVIIIISFSVWGGWKSGRESLEAQPTDTAFTIYGRNYTIAEAQRLGRRMQMIYNLQMFELLSLSRIGSQEDQNNNIVINQLILQHEMERLGIHPSDAEAKEAMKKLPTFQENGAFSAERAYNVEQMLAANGFNSSDLLEIVKLSIGFSKLRDLIGKNYAASPLEAEKAYASEYQTLKVNTLSFSLEDFKKTAVVKDEEIQKYYDEKKESYKSAGKRAISYVYFENPKADDKKSAEDRKKEESAVVDRVNKFNDASILPAAKFDDIAKTQKETVLKADLFTQDAPPEALKAEKELVEAVFALNPEVRPISDPIKGSNGYYIFSVTKSEEPKQQELAEVKEKIKETLVAQKAQEALTKAANDARTALAEGLKAGKKIEDLAKDKKLTLSPLTDITVAEPAMEVASSNLIAGQARDTAAGELSKVIDTETGSLLVYVSAKELRKRDDSKALRENMSNGRADQERTRLFDAWFSRRREESKPKMLITQA from the coding sequence ATGCTTGAATTTTTCCGCCGCCATCGTGGTGCCTTCCTCATCACCGTCACCGTGATCATCATCATCAGCTTCTCCGTTTGGGGTGGCTGGAAAAGTGGCCGCGAAAGCCTGGAGGCCCAGCCGACCGATACCGCCTTTACTATCTACGGGCGTAACTACACCATCGCCGAAGCACAGCGCCTGGGCCGCCGCATGCAGATGATTTACAATTTGCAGATGTTCGAACTGCTGAGCCTCTCCCGCATCGGCTCCCAGGAAGACCAGAACAATAACATCGTCATCAACCAGCTCATTCTTCAACATGAGATGGAACGCCTGGGTATCCACCCAAGCGATGCCGAGGCAAAAGAAGCCATGAAGAAGCTGCCGACCTTCCAGGAAAATGGGGCCTTCAGCGCAGAGCGCGCTTACAATGTGGAGCAAATGCTGGCGGCCAATGGCTTCAATAGCTCGGACCTGCTGGAAATCGTCAAGCTCAGCATCGGCTTCAGCAAACTGCGTGACCTCATCGGTAAAAACTATGCCGCCAGCCCCCTGGAGGCTGAAAAAGCCTACGCGAGCGAATACCAGACACTCAAGGTCAACACGCTGAGCTTCAGCCTGGAAGACTTCAAAAAAACCGCCGTGGTCAAGGACGAAGAGATCCAGAAATACTACGACGAGAAGAAAGAAAGCTACAAGTCTGCGGGCAAGCGCGCCATCAGCTACGTGTACTTTGAAAATCCAAAAGCAGACGACAAGAAGTCTGCTGAAGATCGCAAAAAAGAAGAGTCTGCCGTGGTGGACCGTGTGAATAAATTTAATGACGCGAGCATCCTGCCTGCCGCCAAGTTTGACGACATCGCCAAAACTCAAAAAGAAACCGTGCTGAAGGCTGACCTCTTCACTCAGGACGCTCCTCCAGAAGCCCTCAAGGCTGAAAAGGAACTCGTAGAAGCAGTTTTCGCTCTGAATCCTGAAGTGCGCCCTATTAGCGACCCCATCAAAGGCAGCAATGGTTACTACATTTTCTCTGTCACCAAGTCCGAAGAACCCAAACAGCAGGAGCTGGCAGAAGTGAAGGAGAAGATCAAAGAAACTCTCGTGGCCCAGAAAGCCCAAGAAGCCCTCACCAAGGCTGCCAATGATGCCCGCACCGCTCTTGCTGAAGGCCTGAAGGCAGGCAAGAAAATCGAAGATCTGGCTAAGGACAAAAAACTTACCCTTTCCCCTCTCACAGACATCACCGTGGCAGAACCTGCTATGGAAGTAGCCAGCAGCAACCTCATCGCTGGCCAGGCCCGTGATACCGCTGCCGGTGAACTATCCAAGGTCATTGATACCGAAACAGGCTCCCTCCTGGTCTATGTGAGTGCCAAGGAACTGCGCAAGCGCGACGACAGCAAAGCCCTGCGTGAAAACATGAGCAATGGCCGCGCCGACCAGGAGCGCACACGTTTGTTTGACGCTTGGTTCTCCCGCCGCCGCGAAGAATCGAAGCCCAAAATGCTCATCACCCAGGCTTAA
- a CDS encoding rhodanese-like domain-containing protein, which yields MKRLSFIAALCVLPLAGFAEDKVKHVDAEKAAKLVAEGKVTVLDVRTEEEYKEGHIKGATNVDILSKDFVKKLEAANKTKPVLVHCQAGGRSTRSLPKLEQAGFTEIYHLDGGMADWVKADKPVEK from the coding sequence ATGAAACGTCTGTCTTTTATCGCCGCGCTTTGTGTCCTGCCTTTGGCTGGATTTGCTGAAGACAAAGTGAAACATGTGGATGCTGAGAAGGCCGCCAAACTGGTGGCTGAAGGCAAAGTGACGGTGCTGGATGTGCGCACCGAAGAGGAATACAAAGAGGGCCACATCAAAGGAGCCACAAATGTGGATATCCTCTCCAAAGACTTTGTGAAGAAACTGGAGGCGGCGAATAAAACCAAACCTGTGCTGGTTCATTGCCAAGCAGGAGGGCGCAGCACGCGTTCATTGCCAAAGCTCGAACAGGCTGGCTTCACTGAGATTTACCACCTGGATGGCGGCATGGCCGATTGGGTGAAAGCGGATAAACCCGTGGAAAAATAA
- a CDS encoding superoxide dismutase encodes MTLEQAALPYPAEALEPHIDATTMNIHFGKHHVAYITNLTKALETAKIQTRNIVELISDLSKVPADSLAAIRNNGGGHVNHTWFWQWMAPAGSGPSAPEGKLGEAIQSTFGSLDDFKKLFGEAGTKRFGSGWAWLIVKKDGKLAVTSTPNQDNPLMKGLVPDADLGTPILGLDVWEHAYYLKYQNKRPDYITAWWNVVNWTAVAKGYEAAKA; translated from the coding sequence ATCACTTTAGAGCAGGCTGCACTGCCTTATCCTGCTGAGGCCCTGGAGCCGCACATTGATGCCACCACGATGAACATCCATTTTGGCAAACACCATGTGGCCTACATCACCAATCTGACCAAAGCCTTAGAAACGGCCAAGATCCAGACCCGTAACATCGTGGAACTGATTTCCGATCTTTCTAAAGTCCCTGCGGACTCTCTGGCTGCCATTCGCAACAATGGTGGTGGACATGTAAACCATACCTGGTTCTGGCAGTGGATGGCCCCAGCAGGCAGTGGCCCGAGCGCCCCTGAGGGTAAGCTGGGCGAAGCGATCCAAAGCACTTTTGGTAGTCTGGATGACTTCAAAAAACTCTTCGGAGAAGCTGGGACGAAGCGTTTTGGCTCAGGCTGGGCCTGGCTGATCGTGAAGAAAGACGGCAAACTGGCTGTGACCTCTACGCCGAATCAGGACAATCCACTCATGAAGGGGCTGGTACCAGACGCGGATCTGGGCACGCCTATTTTAGGATTGGATGTTTGGGAACATGCTTATTATCTCAAGTATCAAAACAAGCGCCCAGATTACATCACGGCCTGGTGGAATGTGGTGAACTGGACGGCGGTGGCCAAAGGCTACGAAGCCGCTAAGGCCTAA
- the trmB gene encoding tRNA (guanosine(46)-N7)-methyltransferase TrmB, producing MSLFIPPDYFRELDTREIFPNPARALEVELGCGDGTFLVGMAQEYPERDFLGVERMLGRVSKTSRKINRAGLTNAHVMRLESGYTTGWLLPTGGVSRLHLLCPDPWPKKRHAARRLVNQEEFLSGLARILKPGGEFLLKTDDQVYFEDALASLGARPQFERLDWPENAFFYPTTDFEQHWLESGRQIHRARWRRVS from the coding sequence ATGTCCCTCTTCATCCCGCCTGATTATTTTCGAGAACTTGATACCCGTGAAATCTTTCCCAATCCCGCCCGCGCTCTGGAGGTAGAACTGGGTTGTGGCGATGGCACCTTTTTGGTTGGCATGGCACAGGAGTATCCTGAGCGAGATTTTCTCGGTGTGGAAAGAATGTTGGGCCGAGTCTCCAAAACCAGTCGCAAGATCAATCGTGCGGGCTTGACCAATGCCCACGTCATGCGCCTAGAAAGTGGCTACACCACCGGGTGGCTCCTGCCGACAGGAGGCGTATCTCGCCTGCACTTGCTGTGTCCGGATCCCTGGCCCAAAAAGCGTCATGCCGCACGCCGTCTGGTTAATCAGGAGGAATTCCTCAGCGGTCTCGCCCGCATCTTGAAGCCAGGGGGCGAGTTTCTCCTGAAAACCGATGACCAGGTGTATTTTGAAGATGCCCTCGCCAGTCTGGGCGCACGCCCTCAATTTGAGCGACTGGATTGGCCTGAGAATGCCTTTTTTTATCCCACCACTGATTTTGAGCAGCATTGGCTGGAAAGCGGTCGGCAGATCCATCGCGCGCGATGGAGAAGAGTTAGCTGA
- a CDS encoding DUF1501 domain-containing protein, whose amino-acid sequence MNTFDPTTHALNVNRRAFLTQSAYGLGGMALAGLTPQALGGVAGAMWQPHTQVKAKRVIFLCMAGGPSHLETFDWKPKLKELDGKAFPESFTKGQQLAQLQGAELKARGAFCEFKKWGQSGQEISELFPHIGSVADDLCIVRSMQTEQINHDTAHAFMNTGSIIKGRPSMGSWLLYGLGCETSDLPGFVVLTSAGKTGQQPVSARQWSAGILPSKYQGIQFQAKGQPVHYLGSPDGVCQSTQRQVVEEIQRLNGMLMEEKLDPEIQTRIAQYEMAFKMQASVPELTDVKSEPQHILDLYGVKEPGDGSFASNCLLARRMAERGVRMIQLYHRAWDHHGGIVEGMKTSAQDVDQATAALIKDLKQRGMLDDTLILWGGEFGRTPMGQGTGRDHHILAFNVFMAGGGVKPGFSYGATDELGYRAVEDVVHVHDLHTTMLHLLGIDHKRLTVKFQGLDVRLTGVAGNLVKKLIA is encoded by the coding sequence ATGAACACTTTTGACCCTACGACCCATGCTCTCAATGTAAATCGACGCGCGTTTTTGACGCAGTCGGCCTATGGTTTGGGAGGGATGGCTCTGGCGGGATTGACACCTCAGGCGTTGGGTGGGGTGGCGGGAGCGATGTGGCAACCTCACACTCAGGTAAAAGCCAAGCGGGTGATTTTTCTCTGCATGGCGGGTGGACCTTCACACTTGGAGACTTTTGACTGGAAGCCGAAGTTGAAAGAACTGGATGGCAAGGCCTTTCCAGAATCCTTTACCAAGGGACAGCAACTGGCGCAGCTCCAAGGGGCTGAACTGAAGGCGCGTGGAGCTTTTTGTGAGTTCAAAAAGTGGGGGCAAAGTGGCCAGGAGATTTCAGAACTGTTTCCCCACATCGGGAGTGTAGCGGATGATCTCTGCATCGTGCGCTCGATGCAGACGGAGCAGATCAATCATGACACGGCTCATGCCTTCATGAATACCGGCAGCATCATTAAGGGGCGGCCCAGCATGGGCTCCTGGCTGCTGTATGGGCTGGGGTGTGAGACGAGTGACCTGCCGGGTTTTGTGGTGCTGACTTCGGCAGGAAAAACGGGGCAGCAGCCAGTCTCCGCTCGGCAGTGGTCGGCAGGGATTTTGCCCAGCAAGTATCAAGGAATTCAGTTTCAGGCGAAGGGGCAGCCTGTGCATTACTTGGGCAGCCCTGATGGCGTCTGCCAGAGCACGCAGAGACAGGTGGTGGAGGAGATCCAGCGGCTGAATGGCATGCTCATGGAAGAGAAATTGGATCCGGAAATCCAGACTCGCATCGCTCAGTATGAGATGGCCTTCAAGATGCAGGCCAGCGTGCCGGAACTCACGGATGTGAAAAGCGAACCGCAACACATCTTGGATCTCTACGGGGTAAAAGAGCCGGGTGATGGTAGCTTCGCATCAAACTGTTTGTTAGCCCGACGCATGGCTGAGCGAGGGGTGCGAATGATCCAGCTTTACCACCGCGCCTGGGATCACCATGGTGGCATTGTAGAGGGAATGAAAACCTCAGCGCAGGATGTGGATCAGGCGACGGCAGCGCTGATCAAGGACCTGAAACAGCGCGGGATGCTGGACGATACGCTGATCCTCTGGGGCGGGGAATTTGGCCGTACGCCGATGGGGCAAGGGACGGGGCGGGATCACCACATTCTAGCCTTTAATGTCTTCATGGCAGGTGGCGGTGTGAAGCCGGGCTTTAGCTATGGAGCGACGGATGAGCTTGGGTATCGTGCGGTGGAAGATGTGGTGCATGTGCACGATCTGCACACCACGATGCTGCATTTGCTCGGCATTGATCACAAAAGACTGACGGTGAAATTCCAGGGGCTGGATGTTCGCCTGACGGGGGTGGCTGGAAATTTAGTGAAGAAGCTGATCGCCTGA